The genomic DNA CCCTTGACGAGCCGCCTGGAATGGGAGCAAAGAGGCCTCATGGAAACCACATACCTCGTCAACATCCTTCAAGCGTCCATTGCTCCCTTTGTCCTCATTTCGGGCATTGGCCTGCTCGTGCTCTCCATGACCAACAGGATCGCCCGACCGACCGACCTCATCAGGCGGCTGCTCGACGAATTGCCGAACGCGCCAGAACGGGACGTGAAATTCCTCCTCAGCCAGGTGGCCGTGCTGCGCAAGCGCTGCTCCATCATGCGCTGGGCCATCTTCTACTCCATCATGGCCATCATCTGCGTCAGCTGCGTCACCCTGATCCTGTTCGCCAGCCAGGTTCTGAACATGCGCCTGTACTTCATGGTGGAGCTGCTGTTCGGGGGCGCGCTCGTCAGCCTGATCACCAGCCTGGTCTTCCTCCTTGAAGACATCCGCATCACCCTGCACTCCCTGGACATCGAAATCGAGCGCCGCAAGGGCAACCTGGGCTAGTAGGCGATCTTCTCCAGGGCGTCCTCCACCAGCGCCTCGGGCGGATTCGCCCCCTGGAGGATGAAGTGGAGCACGCCGTAGAAAACCGGCTCCATGACCGCCAGCCGGGCCGACAGTTCGCGCCACGCCTGTTCAACATCACCGGTTTCCAGCCCCGATTCCGCCTTGGTCGTCCTTTGGGCCAAGGTCCGCGAATCGACCATCAGGTAGAAGACCTTGCCCGCGCCGTGGATGCGCGGCTGGATGTCCTGGTCCGCCACCAGCGCATCGTCCAGGATGATGATGGCGGGCGGCCCGGCCAGTGCGGCCAGGGCCTCGCCGCCATCCGCAGGCCTGACCGCGCCCAGCCCGGTGCGCTCGGCCAGCAGCCCGGCCAGGAGCGCCCGGTTGCTGCCGGGCAGACCCACGAGAATGATCCGGCCCGTGTCCGCCCAGGCGTCCGGATAGTCCTCGCGCCGCTCCCCCCTGCCATGTTTTCTGGTCGCCCCGGCGTCCTCCACCTCGGCGACTTCCCTGATCATGTGGTCATATTGCATCTTCACGTGCTCCATTGTGACAAGAGTTCCCTTTGCGCAACCGAGGATATCAAGTAGAGTGGCGCAAACGCAAACGGTTTGAGGACGGCCATGCCCAAGGATCTGATACACTTCTCCATCGCCGAGCGGACAGCCGCGCTCCTGGACGGGACACGCCTCGCCCCCTGCCTTGCCGCCGAGCGCCACGGCCTGCTCCTGGGCGCGGTCCTGCACGACGCCCTGTTCTACGCCACCCCGCCGGGCGGCGCCCCCCTGGAGCGGCTGGCCCACAGGCTGCACGGCGCAAACGGCGAGGACACCTTTGCCCTGATCCGGCTGCTCACGGACCACGCCGCAGATGCCTGGGCCAGACAGGGCGCAACACTGCCGGTCGCCCTGCTCGTGGGCGCGGTCTCGCACCTGTATGCGGACGTGGCCATGCACCCCATGGTCTGGCACCTGAGCGGCGACTACTACTCGGCAGACCCCACTGCCAGGTCCGACGCCCGGCAACGCCACCGCGCCCTGGAATCGCTCATGGACATGGTCGCCTGTCCGGCAATGCTTGGCCGGGCGCGCTCCTCCCTGCGCCTGATGCTGCGCCGCTGCCCCAACCTGCTCGACCAGGGATTGCCCGTGGCCCGGCTGGGGACCATGGCCGACATGACGCCCGAGGCGGCCACCCGCGCCCTGGCACGGGCATGGCGCACCTTTGCCCTGTTCCAGGCCGCCTACTCGACACGCGCCCTGGCCAAGGCCGCCTTTGCCCTGCGCCCCTGGCTGCCGCGTCCGGCGGCGGAGCTGGCCGCCCTGGCCTACGCGCCTCAGCTCCTGGCCCAGGCCGCATTCCTGTCCGGGCCCATCCCCTATTGCCACCCGGTCACGGGCAAGCCGCGCACCGCCACCCTGGACGCGCTGATGGACGAGGCCGCGACCAGGGCCGCTGCCCTGTGCCAAAGGCTTGAACCCGCGATATTCGACCAGCAGCAGGCAGTCCCGGACGAAACCGGCCCTTCCATGGACACCGGGCAGCTTGGCGTGTCCACCCGCGACATGCGCCACTTCGCGGACCCGCCCTTCCCCAATCTCGCCTGACCAGCATCTTTTGCCGCGAGCGTTGCACTGGTCGGCCAAATGCCTTAGGCTCACGGTACTGAAAGACCTTCTGCACAGGAGTGCGCATGAAAAAGATCATTCTCATCGGCGTCGGGGCAGTGATAATCGCAGTTATCGCCATGATCGTTTTCGCCATCCTCAACCTCGGCTCCCTGGTCAAGGCAGCCATTGAGACCTACGGGCCGCAGATCACGAAAACCGAAGTCAGGCTCGATTCGGCAGACATCTCCATCCTTTCGGGCTCCGGCACCCTCAAGGGGTTTCTGCTCGGCAATCCCGAGGGATACTCCATGCCCAGCGCCCTGGAGTGCGCCACCATGCGCGTCACGATGGTTAAGGAGTCCCTGACCACGGACAAGATCATCATCGAGGAAATTTTCCTGGACGGCCCGGTGGTCAGCTACGAGAAGAAGGGCAACACCGACAACTTCAAGGCCATCCTGGCCAACATCAAGCAGACCGTGGCCAGCGAAAAGAAGGAAGCCAAGGCCGAAGACACCCCCACGGACACGGGCTCGGAAAAGACCATCCAGATCAATAATTTCATCGTCAGGAACGGACGGATCAATCTGGGCGGCTCGTTGCTCGACACCTTTGGCAGCGACAAGGGCCTGGGCATCCCCATGCCCGACATCCACATGAGGGACATCGGCAAGGAGAAGCAGACGACCCCGGCTGAGGCGTTCGCCATGATCCTGACCGAGATGACCGGCGACATCACGGGCACTGTCTCCCAGGTCGCCAAGCAACTCTCCGAGACCCTGAACAAGGCCGTGGAAGGCGCGGCCAGCGGGGCCGGCTCTGCGGGCGGTGCCATCAAGGGGCTGTTCGGCTCGGAATAACGGACGGCGCGGGCCGCGTCCCGGCACAGGGGCGCGGCCCTTTCATTACATTATACTATGGGCACCTTGCCTGCCCGGCGCTTCATGCGGTACTGGATTCCACCATGCCTACCCGCACACCATACACAGCCCATCCTCTGACCGGGCCGGACGGCCTCTTTGATGTCCGCCTGCTGGTGGGCGGCAAGACCTGGCACCTGTGGGGCCGCAACGGCCCCGGACAGGAGCGCGATCTGGCAGGGAGCATTGCCGACCAAGCCCTGCCGGTGCTCGTCGGCGCGGGCCTTGGCCACTGCCTGCGCGCCCTTGGCGGACGCCCGGTGGCAGTGGTGGACCGGGAGGCCGGAATCGAGGCGGTCACCGGCGTGCGCCGGGAGTTTGGCAATGCCCCCTCGGTGACCTGGATCGACGAGGCCACGCCGGAGGCGGTCATGGACCGCCTTGGCCGGTGGCAGGCCATGCACGGCCACGCGCCCCTGGCCCCCATCGTCATGCCTCTCTATCCGCGACTGGACAAGGCCTACTACGGCCCCATCGCCCAGGCCCTCAAGGCTGCGGCCCAGGCCGATTTCCGCAGCAAGGCCGCCTATCCGAAATTTCGCTCGACCATGCCGCGCGTCCTGTTCCTCGACTCCGGCTATTTCCTGTGCGGCGAGATTCTCGCGTCCATGGACCGGCTCGCCATCCCCCACCACGCCCTGACCCTGGACCGGCAGGCCAGGGGCAGCAGCGCATTCATCGAAGCCCTGCTGCACGGGATCGTCGAGTTCCGCCCGGATTTCGTCCTGACGGTCAACCACTTCGGCCTGGACCGCGAGGGCAGGCTGGCCGGGCTCCTGGCTGACCTCGGAGTGCCACTGGCCTCGTGGTTCGTGGACAACCCCGCGCTCATCCTCCACGACTACGCCCACCCCGGCACGGACAACACGGCCATCTTCACCTTTGACGCCGGAAACCTGGAGGCCATGCGCGCCAGGGGGTTCGCCCACGTCCACCATCTGCCACTGGCCACCGACCCGCAGCGTTTCCGGCCCGGCCTGTCGACCTCGGCCCCGGCAACCTGGGCGAGCGAGGTTTCCTTTGTAGGCAACTCCATGACCCGGCCCGTGGCCCAAACCCTGGACGACGCGGACCCGGATAACGCCCTGCGCGCCGGGTATCAGGCGGTTGCCGCCGCGTTTGGCGCGTCGGGCGAGACCGATGTGCGGACCTTTCTCGCGGCCCGGCACCCGGACTGGCGCGCGGCCCTCGACAGGCTGCCCACCCCGGAGCGCAGGCTGGCCCTGGAATCGCTCCTGACCTGGGAGGCCACACGTCAGTACCGGCTCGCCTGCGTCCGGGCCACCCTCGGCTTTGCCCCGCTCATCGTGGGCGACCAGGGCTGGAGCGAACAACTGGGCACGGACGCGGGCTGGCGTCACCTGCCCGGCCTCGGTTATTATGACGACCTGCCGCGCTTCTATCCCCTGTCCGCCGTCAGCCTCAACTGCACCAGCCGCCAGATGAAAGGGGCGGTCAACCAGCGGATCTTCGATGTCCCTGCCTGCGGCGGATTCGTGCTCACGGACCACCGGGAACAGATGGAAGATCTCTTCGACCTTGAAACCGAGGCCGCGGTCTACCGCAACCCGGAAGAAATTCCACACCTGCTGGCCGCGCTTCTGGCCGATCCGGCCCGCCGCAGCAAGATATCCATGGCCGCCCGCAAGCGCATCCTGGCCGAGCACACCT from Pseudodesulfovibrio aespoeensis Aspo-2 includes the following:
- a CDS encoding DUF2721 domain-containing protein, translating into METTYLVNILQASIAPFVLISGIGLLVLSMTNRIARPTDLIRRLLDELPNAPERDVKFLLSQVAVLRKRCSIMRWAIFYSIMAIICVSCVTLILFASQVLNMRLYFMVELLFGGALVSLITSLVFLLEDIRITLHSLDIEIERRKGNLG
- a CDS encoding CgeB family protein — encoded protein: MPTRTPYTAHPLTGPDGLFDVRLLVGGKTWHLWGRNGPGQERDLAGSIADQALPVLVGAGLGHCLRALGGRPVAVVDREAGIEAVTGVRREFGNAPSVTWIDEATPEAVMDRLGRWQAMHGHAPLAPIVMPLYPRLDKAYYGPIAQALKAAAQADFRSKAAYPKFRSTMPRVLFLDSGYFLCGEILASMDRLAIPHHALTLDRQARGSSAFIEALLHGIVEFRPDFVLTVNHFGLDREGRLAGLLADLGVPLASWFVDNPALILHDYAHPGTDNTAIFTFDAGNLEAMRARGFAHVHHLPLATDPQRFRPGLSTSAPATWASEVSFVGNSMTRPVAQTLDDADPDNALRAGYQAVAAAFGASGETDVRTFLAARHPDWRAALDRLPTPERRLALESLLTWEATRQYRLACVRATLGFAPLIVGDQGWSEQLGTDAGWRHLPGLGYYDDLPRFYPLSAVSLNCTSRQMKGAVNQRIFDVPACGGFVLTDHREQMEDLFDLETEAAVYRNPEEIPHLLAALLADPARRSKISMAARKRILAEHTYEMRLRRLLAVMRDTFAS
- a CDS encoding AsmA family protein, with product MKKIILIGVGAVIIAVIAMIVFAILNLGSLVKAAIETYGPQITKTEVRLDSADISILSGSGTLKGFLLGNPEGYSMPSALECATMRVTMVKESLTTDKIIIEEIFLDGPVVSYEKKGNTDNFKAILANIKQTVASEKKEAKAEDTPTDTGSEKTIQINNFIVRNGRINLGGSLLDTFGSDKGLGIPMPDIHMRDIGKEKQTTPAEAFAMILTEMTGDITGTVSQVAKQLSETLNKAVEGAASGAGSAGGAIKGLFGSE
- a CDS encoding zinc dependent phospholipase C family protein translates to MPKDLIHFSIAERTAALLDGTRLAPCLAAERHGLLLGAVLHDALFYATPPGGAPLERLAHRLHGANGEDTFALIRLLTDHAADAWARQGATLPVALLVGAVSHLYADVAMHPMVWHLSGDYYSADPTARSDARQRHRALESLMDMVACPAMLGRARSSLRLMLRRCPNLLDQGLPVARLGTMADMTPEAATRALARAWRTFALFQAAYSTRALAKAAFALRPWLPRPAAELAALAYAPQLLAQAAFLSGPIPYCHPVTGKPRTATLDALMDEAATRAAALCQRLEPAIFDQQQAVPDETGPSMDTGQLGVSTRDMRHFADPPFPNLA